The Actinomycetota bacterium genome includes a region encoding these proteins:
- a CDS encoding M67 family metallopeptidase, which produces MKIPEALAEQVIAHARAEFPNECCGLIAGHGDIATRVLPATNAEGTPFMYVMDPREQMQLMDAIDDVGEDLVAIYHSHTRSAAYPSTTDVDLAFFDQPLYVIVSLQDDQQPVIRAFRLARSAPEGEQITEEPVEIA; this is translated from the coding sequence GTGAAGATCCCCGAGGCGCTGGCCGAGCAGGTGATCGCGCACGCCCGCGCGGAGTTCCCCAACGAGTGCTGCGGCCTCATCGCGGGCCACGGCGACATCGCCACCCGCGTGCTGCCCGCCACCAACGCCGAGGGCACGCCCTTCATGTACGTGATGGACCCGCGCGAGCAGATGCAGCTGATGGACGCCATCGACGACGTCGGCGAGGACCTGGTGGCCATTTACCACTCGCACACCCGGTCGGCCGCGTACCCATCGACGACCGACGTGGACCTGGCGTTCTTCGACCAGCCGCTCTACGTCATCGTGTCGCTGCAGGATGACCAGCAGCCGGTGATCCGTGCCTTCCGCCTGGCGCGCTCGGCGCCGGAGGGCGAGCAGATCACCGAGGAGCCGGTCGAGATCGCCTAG
- a CDS encoding phosphohistidine phosphatase SixA, translating into MTTLVLMRHGVAEDDNPGGEAARRLTPEGLERAGLAAQGLVALGMRPDLVLTSPLVRCRQTAELVAGAARCPLEDDLRLAPGMSASDLIEVIIENPEALTLLACTHQPGLTYALADLTGCGQIGFKRPGAAVVELQAPRLGAGRLVAVLPPRVLRAAAEPHSQSAP; encoded by the coding sequence ATGACCACCCTCGTGCTCATGCGCCACGGCGTGGCCGAGGACGACAACCCCGGTGGCGAGGCCGCGCGCCGCCTCACGCCCGAGGGCCTCGAGCGCGCCGGCCTGGCCGCCCAGGGGCTGGTGGCGCTGGGGATGCGACCCGACCTGGTGCTGACCAGCCCGCTGGTGCGCTGCCGGCAGACCGCCGAGCTCGTGGCCGGCGCGGCGCGCTGCCCGTTGGAGGACGACCTGCGACTGGCGCCCGGCATGAGCGCATCCGACCTGATCGAGGTGATCATCGAGAACCCCGAAGCCCTCACGCTGCTCGCGTGCACGCACCAGCCCGGGCTCACCTATGCGCTGGCCGACCTCACCGGGTGCGGCCAGATCGGCTTCAAGAGACCCGGAGCCGCCGTGGTGGAACTCCAGGCGCCGCGCCTGGGCGCAGGTCGCCTGGTGGCCGTGCTGCCGCCGCGCGTGCTGCGCGCGGCGGCCGAACCGCATTCGCAGAGCGCGCCCTAG
- a CDS encoding cysteine synthase family protein, producing MSRTGLEAPPQEVSEDIVASIGETPLIDVSSLSPNPDVRILAKMESHNPTGSIKDRTAKSLIDDAEERGIIRPGDTIMEPTSGNTGISLAMISRVRGYKLVAVMPDNVTEERRRLLQIYGAEIVESPGETGSNGSVEMATRLSEQEGIPMLFQYGNPANPRAHYEGTAAEIVRDCPEIDVFVAGLGTGGTLMGSSRRFKEHREDIQIIACEPMQGDPVSGLRSLDDGFIPPILDLSQLDRKLLVENMDAIVMTRRLADEHGIFAGVSSGAVFHTCARVATGMDQGTIVGIVCDGGWKYLSAGIWTDEIEAVEETLDNGVFW from the coding sequence ATGAGCCGCACCGGCCTGGAGGCCCCGCCGCAGGAGGTGTCGGAGGACATCGTGGCGTCCATCGGCGAGACGCCGCTCATCGATGTCTCGAGCCTGTCGCCCAACCCCGACGTGCGGATCCTCGCGAAGATGGAGAGCCACAACCCCACGGGCTCGATCAAGGACCGCACCGCCAAGAGCCTCATCGACGACGCCGAGGAGCGCGGGATCATCCGCCCCGGCGACACCATCATGGAGCCGACGTCGGGCAACACGGGAATCTCGCTGGCCATGATCTCCCGGGTGCGCGGCTACAAGCTGGTGGCCGTGATGCCCGACAACGTCACCGAGGAGCGCCGGCGCCTGCTGCAGATCTACGGCGCCGAGATCGTGGAGAGCCCGGGCGAGACCGGATCGAACGGGTCGGTGGAGATGGCCACGCGGCTGTCGGAGCAGGAGGGCATCCCGATGCTCTTCCAGTACGGCAACCCGGCCAACCCGCGCGCCCACTACGAGGGCACGGCCGCCGAGATCGTGCGCGACTGCCCCGAGATCGACGTGTTCGTGGCGGGCCTGGGCACGGGCGGCACGCTCATGGGGTCGTCGCGCCGGTTCAAGGAGCATCGCGAGGACATCCAGATCATCGCGTGCGAGCCCATGCAGGGCGACCCGGTGAGCGGCCTGCGCAGCCTCGACGACGGCTTCATCCCGCCCATCCTCGACCTCTCGCAGCTCGACCGGAAGCTGCTCGTCGAGAACATGGACGCCATCGTGATGACCCGCCGGCTGGCCGACGAGCACGGAATCTTCGCGGGGGTGTCCAGCGGCGCGGTATTCCACACCTGCGCGCGCGTGGCCACGGGCATGGACCAGGGCACGATCGTGGGCATCGTCTGCGACGGGGGCTGGAAGTACCTCTCGGCGGGCATCTGGACCGACGAGATCGAGGCCGTCGAGGAGACCCTCGACAACGGCGTCTTCTGGTAG
- a CDS encoding enoyl-ACP reductase: MVVGVANKRSIAWAIARRLDEQGARVALTFQGERVENDVRKLAGELSNGPVPVLPLDVTDDAELDAAVAGTAEALGGIDILVHAVAFGKVEDLGGRFIDVSDDGFQLALDISSWSLKRLAERVEPHMRDAGGGAIVTMSYVAAERAVPGYNVMGIAKSALEGIVRYLAWDMGPDNVRVNALSAGPVRTLAARGIPGFGDMVDNATERSPLRRPIDADEVADAALFLCSDLARAVTGETLHVDAGYHAMAI; this comes from the coding sequence ATGGTGGTGGGCGTGGCCAACAAGCGCAGCATCGCGTGGGCCATCGCGCGGCGGCTCGATGAGCAGGGCGCGCGCGTGGCGCTCACCTTCCAGGGCGAGCGCGTGGAGAACGACGTGCGCAAGCTGGCCGGCGAGCTCTCCAACGGCCCGGTGCCCGTGCTGCCGCTCGATGTGACGGACGACGCCGAGCTCGATGCCGCCGTGGCCGGCACGGCCGAGGCGCTGGGCGGCATCGATATCCTCGTGCACGCCGTGGCCTTCGGGAAGGTGGAGGACCTCGGCGGCCGGTTCATTGACGTCTCGGATGACGGCTTCCAGCTGGCGCTCGATATCTCGTCGTGGTCGCTCAAGCGCCTGGCCGAGCGGGTGGAGCCGCACATGCGCGATGCCGGCGGCGGGGCCATCGTCACCATGAGCTACGTGGCGGCCGAGCGCGCGGTGCCCGGCTACAACGTGATGGGCATCGCGAAGTCGGCGCTGGAAGGCATCGTGCGCTACCTCGCCTGGGACATGGGCCCCGACAACGTGCGCGTGAACGCCTTGTCGGCGGGCCCGGTGCGCACGCTCGCCGCCCGCGGGATCCCGGGGTTCGGCGACATGGTGGACAACGCCACCGAGCGCTCCCCGCTGCGCCGCCCCATCGACGCCGACGAGGTGGCCGATGCCGCGCTGTTCCTGTGCTCGGACTTGGCGCGGGCGGTGACCGGCGAGACCCTGCACGTGGACGCCGGCTACCACGCGATGGCCATCTGA
- a CDS encoding class I SAM-dependent methyltransferase, with protein MTMAEVSMIAPYPMGGDSHDAGRYARRVEPWYIRLTEDHDVPRPVLLAAIRARVATRLRRERRGGTDAESERARALRRRLAEAPVAVRADAANQQHYEVPAEFFEACLGPRLKYSSCLYPVGVDDLALAEDAMLALTCARAQLEDGHDVLELGCGWGSLTLWMAERYPASRITAVSNSAGQREHIERQARERGLGNVTVITHDVTTLELPGDTFDRVVSVEMLEHVKNHQALFARIQGWLRPGGLFFVHVFTHRDIAFEFSEDDQSDWIGRHFFTGGTMPSDDLLLHAASGRFAVRDHWRVSGRHYARTALHWADNLVANRDRVVAIMERDHPGEGERWFRRWRLFFLSCAGLWGYRGGDEFMVSHYLFAPLPA; from the coding sequence ATGACGATGGCCGAGGTGAGCATGATCGCGCCGTATCCGATGGGGGGAGATTCGCACGACGCGGGCCGTTACGCTCGGAGAGTGGAGCCCTGGTACATCCGGTTGACGGAAGATCACGACGTGCCCCGGCCGGTTTTGCTGGCTGCCATTCGCGCGCGCGTGGCCACCCGGCTGCGGCGTGAGAGGCGGGGCGGCACCGACGCTGAGAGCGAGCGCGCCCGGGCCCTGCGCCGCCGCCTCGCCGAGGCGCCGGTGGCCGTGCGCGCCGACGCCGCCAACCAACAGCATTACGAGGTGCCCGCGGAGTTCTTCGAGGCCTGCCTCGGGCCGCGCCTCAAGTACTCCTCATGCCTGTACCCAGTCGGCGTGGACGACCTGGCCCTGGCCGAGGACGCCATGCTGGCACTCACCTGCGCACGGGCGCAGCTGGAGGATGGCCACGATGTGCTGGAGCTCGGGTGCGGCTGGGGCTCGCTCACGCTGTGGATGGCCGAGCGGTACCCGGCCAGCCGCATCACGGCCGTGAGCAACTCCGCCGGCCAGCGCGAGCACATCGAGCGGCAGGCGCGCGAGCGGGGACTCGGCAACGTCACGGTGATCACCCACGACGTCACCACCCTCGAGTTGCCGGGCGATACATTCGACCGCGTGGTGAGCGTGGAGATGCTCGAGCACGTCAAGAACCACCAGGCGCTGTTCGCGCGCATCCAGGGTTGGCTTCGCCCCGGTGGGCTCTTCTTCGTGCACGTGTTCACCCACCGCGACATCGCATTCGAGTTCAGCGAGGACGACCAGAGCGACTGGATCGGCCGGCACTTCTTCACCGGGGGCACCATGCCGTCGGACGACCTGCTGTTGCACGCCGCATCGGGCCGCTTCGCCGTGCGGGACCACTGGCGGGTGTCGGGGCGGCACTACGCGCGCACGGCGCTGCATTGGGCCGACAACCTCGTTGCCAACCGCGACCGCGTGGTGGCCATCATGGAGCGCGACCACCCCGGCGAGGGGGAGAGGTGGTTCCGTCGCTGGCGGCTGTTCTTCCTGTCCTGCGCGGGGCTGTGGGGTTACCGGGGCGGCGACGAGTTCATGGTGTCGCACTACCTCTTCGCCCCGCTTCCGGCCTAG
- a CDS encoding citrate synthase yields MSTDAQDGTLTVTDNRTGQTYEFAITDGTIRATELRNIRVSDDDFGLMTYDPAFMNTASCRSAITYLDGDNGVLRYRGYPIEQLAEKSTFLEVAWLLIHGDLPTKAELDAFTGDIADRMGVDPSVEAAITSYRKDAHPMGVLEAGFGQLSTLYPEAKEIESDPERMDALYNTIAKMPTIGGVAFRHNQGQDPVAPDPSIDYPTNILKMFFGADYDPDPRLVRALDILLILHADHEQNCSTSTVRSVGSSQVDPYSAVAAGVAALYGPLHGGANEAVLVMLREIGSKANVPEFVEKVKNREALLMGFGHRVYKNYDPRATIIKKACDDVFEVTGVNPLLEIAVELESVALNDEFFIQRKLYPNVDFYSGLIYEALGIPSEMFTVMFAIGRAPGWVAQWLEMINDKEQKISRPRQVYVGPDERDYVDIGAR; encoded by the coding sequence ATGTCGACAGATGCCCAAGACGGAACCCTCACCGTCACCGATAACCGGACCGGTCAGACCTACGAGTTCGCGATCACCGACGGCACCATCCGTGCCACGGAACTGCGCAATATCAGGGTCTCCGACGACGACTTCGGCCTGATGACCTACGACCCGGCGTTCATGAACACCGCGTCGTGTCGCAGCGCCATCACCTACCTCGATGGCGACAACGGCGTGCTGCGCTACCGCGGCTACCCCATCGAGCAGCTGGCCGAGAAGAGCACCTTCCTCGAGGTGGCGTGGCTGCTCATCCACGGCGATCTGCCCACCAAGGCCGAGCTCGACGCATTCACCGGGGACATCGCCGACCGCATGGGCGTGGACCCCTCGGTGGAGGCCGCCATCACGTCCTATCGCAAGGACGCCCACCCCATGGGCGTGCTCGAGGCCGGCTTCGGCCAGCTCTCCACGCTCTACCCCGAGGCCAAGGAGATCGAGAGCGACCCCGAGCGCATGGACGCGCTCTACAACACTATCGCGAAGATGCCGACCATCGGCGGCGTGGCCTTCCGGCACAACCAGGGCCAGGACCCCGTGGCGCCGGACCCCTCGATCGACTACCCCACCAACATCCTCAAGATGTTCTTCGGGGCCGATTACGACCCCGATCCGCGCCTCGTGCGGGCATTGGACATCCTGCTCATCCTCCACGCCGACCACGAGCAGAACTGCAGCACCTCAACGGTGCGCAGCGTGGGCTCGTCGCAGGTCGACCCGTACTCGGCCGTGGCCGCGGGCGTGGCCGCCCTCTACGGCCCGCTGCACGGCGGCGCCAACGAGGCCGTTCTGGTGATGCTGCGCGAGATCGGCTCCAAGGCCAACGTCCCCGAGTTCGTCGAGAAGGTGAAGAACCGCGAGGCGCTGCTCATGGGCTTCGGCCACCGCGTCTACAAGAACTACGACCCGCGGGCCACCATCATCAAGAAGGCCTGCGACGACGTGTTCGAGGTCACGGGCGTCAACCCGCTGCTCGAGATCGCCGTCGAGCTCGAGTCGGTCGCCCTCAACGACGAGTTCTTCATCCAGCGCAAGCTCTACCCGAACGTCGACTTCTACTCGGGCCTCATCTACGAGGCGCTGGGCATCCCATCGGAGATGTTCACGGTCATGTTCGCCATCGGCCGCGCCCCGGGCTGGGTCGCGCAGTGGCTCGAGATGATCAATGACAAGGAGCAGAAGATCTCGCGTCCGCGCCAGGTGTACGTGGGCCCGGACGAGCGCGACTACGTCGACATCGGCGCGCGCTGA
- a CDS encoding NlpC/P60 family protein, whose product MSTTRRLSRRHALLAVNVATPFVVIGALTAVALAQPPADRQVAQSFAFGQDAARELKRARAWAGPVAALDLQRDATRRELVMLMTPVLGLPAGPIGSAWRDVAADDPQGAAAKAAFEKGWLAAAGDAMALDAPVTGHDANRAWTLGLRMGKAVAQMGQFRDGAGRAFTLPEGFGTSITAREAGLRRNYPSSDDQYERHDSQPLRLADLLLMASRGRYIRRTGIPSSVRALQGFTIPAIDPIFVPTVQRALSLVGHPYVWGGEWLDQNSPLDPQAAGGFDCSGFVWYVWHTGDRAAESQINMPSGRTTYTMNVGRRGKRIAWQRARAGDLVFFGSGGRRTPLNQASHIAMSLGNKWIIHSSGGRGAISITYLPTYWPRGLMNARSFRVDATTPAAPDQPITAPPATTTPEPVTPAPITTPSPGAPQAPAPAPPPAPGPGAPQAPAPG is encoded by the coding sequence ATGAGCACCACTCGTCGCCTCTCCCGGCGCCACGCGCTGCTGGCCGTCAACGTGGCAACGCCCTTCGTGGTGATCGGCGCGCTCACGGCCGTCGCGCTGGCCCAGCCGCCGGCCGACCGCCAGGTGGCGCAGTCGTTCGCCTTCGGGCAGGACGCCGCGCGCGAGCTGAAGAGGGCGCGCGCGTGGGCGGGACCGGTGGCGGCGCTCGATCTGCAGCGCGACGCCACGCGACGCGAACTCGTGATGCTCATGACCCCGGTGCTCGGCCTGCCGGCCGGCCCCATCGGATCGGCGTGGCGCGACGTGGCCGCTGACGACCCGCAGGGCGCCGCGGCCAAGGCCGCGTTCGAGAAGGGCTGGCTCGCGGCGGCCGGCGATGCCATGGCGCTCGACGCGCCCGTCACGGGCCACGACGCCAACCGCGCCTGGACGCTCGGGCTACGCATGGGCAAGGCCGTGGCGCAGATGGGCCAGTTCCGCGACGGCGCGGGGCGCGCCTTCACTCTGCCCGAGGGCTTCGGCACGTCCATCACCGCGCGCGAGGCCGGCCTGCGGCGCAACTACCCGTCGAGTGACGACCAGTACGAGCGCCACGACTCCCAGCCGCTGCGGCTCGCCGACCTCCTGCTCATGGCATCGCGCGGGCGGTATATCCGGCGCACGGGCATCCCCTCGTCTGTGCGCGCGCTGCAGGGCTTCACGATCCCCGCCATCGATCCCATCTTCGTGCCCACCGTCCAGCGGGCGCTCTCGCTTGTGGGGCACCCTTACGTGTGGGGAGGCGAATGGCTCGACCAGAACTCGCCCCTCGACCCCCAGGCCGCGGGCGGCTTCGACTGCTCCGGCTTCGTCTGGTACGTCTGGCACACGGGTGACCGTGCTGCGGAATCGCAGATCAACATGCCGAGCGGCCGCACCACGTACACCATGAACGTGGGCAGGCGGGGCAAGCGCATCGCCTGGCAGAGGGCCCGGGCGGGCGACCTGGTGTTCTTCGGGTCCGGCGGTCGGCGCACGCCGCTGAACCAGGCCTCGCACATCGCGATGAGCCTCGGGAACAAGTGGATCATCCACTCGTCGGGCGGACGGGGCGCCATCAGCATCACCTACCTGCCCACCTACTGGCCACGCGGCCTCATGAACGCCCGCAGCTTCCGAGTGGACGCCACCACGCCGGCGGCACCCGACCAGCCCATCACAGCGCCCCCGGCCACCACCACGCCCGAGCCCGTGACACCCGCGCCCATCACCACGCCGAGCCCCGGCGCGCCGCAGGCGCCGGCCCCCGCGCCGCCGCCCGCTCCGGGCCCCGGGGCGCCGCAGGCACCAGCGCCCGGCTAG
- a CDS encoding MoaD/ThiS family protein: MSTVKIPPVLRQAVGGERTVDVSGATVGEVLTNLCDQHPAVGAQILTPGGELHKYVNVYVNDEDARLLEWTDTPVGAGDTLMILPAMAGGAS, translated from the coding sequence GTGAGCACCGTGAAGATCCCTCCGGTGCTCAGGCAGGCCGTGGGCGGCGAGCGCACCGTCGATGTGTCGGGCGCCACGGTGGGGGAGGTGCTCACCAACCTGTGCGACCAGCACCCGGCCGTGGGGGCGCAGATCCTCACGCCCGGCGGCGAGCTGCACAAGTACGTGAACGTCTACGTGAACGACGAGGACGCCCGACTGCTCGAGTGGACCGACACCCCGGTGGGTGCTGGCGACACCCTGATGATCCTCCCCGCCATGGCGGGAGGTGCCTCATGA
- a CDS encoding DUF1295 domain-containing protein, whose amino-acid sequence MLTSAIVILAIVVITWLVSLALRDASVIDPVWPLGFVAVAITALVAGDGDEGRRLLILVLVAIWGLRLSAYLTWRNHGKGEDFRYAAMREKRGPSFWIVSLVTIFILQGVLMWVVSLPVQLAAVPDRGLGLLAVAGVAAWAIGFGFEAIGDWQLARFKADPANKGRVLDAGLWRYTRHPNYFGDFMVWWGIFLIAAESGAGAWGFIGPILMTVLLVKVSGAGLLEKDIAERRPGYAEYVRRTSGFLPRPPKP is encoded by the coding sequence ATGCTCACCTCGGCCATCGTCATCCTTGCGATCGTCGTGATCACCTGGCTCGTCAGCCTGGCGCTGCGCGATGCCAGCGTGATCGACCCCGTATGGCCCCTGGGCTTCGTGGCCGTGGCCATCACGGCCCTCGTCGCCGGCGACGGCGACGAGGGCCGCCGGTTGCTCATCCTCGTGCTGGTGGCCATCTGGGGCCTGCGGCTGTCGGCATACCTCACCTGGCGCAACCACGGCAAGGGCGAGGACTTCCGCTACGCCGCCATGCGCGAGAAGCGCGGGCCGTCATTCTGGATCGTCAGCCTCGTGACCATCTTCATCCTGCAGGGCGTTCTCATGTGGGTGGTGTCACTGCCGGTGCAGCTGGCCGCCGTGCCCGACCGAGGACTCGGCCTGCTTGCCGTGGCGGGCGTGGCGGCCTGGGCCATCGGCTTCGGCTTCGAGGCCATCGGCGACTGGCAACTGGCCCGGTTCAAGGCCGATCCCGCCAACAAGGGCCGGGTGCTCGACGCCGGCCTCTGGCGCTACACGCGCCACCCCAACTACTTCGGCGACTTCATGGTGTGGTGGGGCATCTTCCTCATCGCGGCCGAGAGCGGCGCCGGCGCATGGGGGTTCATCGGCCCGATCCTCATGACCGTGCTGCTGGTGAAGGTGTCGGGGGCGGGCCTGCTCGAGAAGGACATCGCCGAGCGGCGCCCCGGCTACGCCGAGTACGTGCGCCGCACGAGCGGGTTCCTCCCCCGCCCGCCGAAGCCCTAG
- a CDS encoding metallophosphoesterase family protein, whose product MLGLGAGGDRRDPARGRRLPRDGHLSGTIRIGVVADTHVGEVLPALPLEVPVALAGCDLILHAGDLTCTSVIDELGRIAPVVAVQGDHDALAGIDLPRERVVRVRGRRIGLVHGRRTRGIEMPAAGLSLVRRRVVLLGLHRHMRRRLGPVDLIVHGHLHMPVDTVVRGTRVFSPGAVYIPEERDASERTGLKGRAYMRFRAGMTDDERASAVGIVEVGPDGMTACRVLLRDVRAGG is encoded by the coding sequence GTGCTCGGACTTGGCGCGGGCGGTGACCGGCGAGACCCTGCACGTGGACGCCGGCTACCACGCGATGGCCATCTGAGCGGCACCATCCGCATCGGCGTCGTGGCCGACACGCACGTGGGCGAGGTGCTGCCCGCGCTGCCCCTGGAGGTGCCGGTGGCGCTTGCGGGCTGCGACCTGATCCTCCACGCCGGTGACCTCACCTGCACCAGCGTGATCGACGAGCTCGGGCGCATCGCGCCCGTGGTGGCGGTGCAGGGTGATCACGACGCGCTGGCCGGCATCGACCTGCCGCGTGAGCGGGTGGTGCGCGTGCGGGGGAGGCGCATCGGCCTGGTGCATGGACGCCGTACGCGGGGCATCGAGATGCCGGCGGCGGGGCTGAGCCTGGTGCGCCGCCGCGTGGTGCTGCTCGGGCTGCACCGTCACATGCGCCGCCGGCTTGGCCCCGTGGACCTCATCGTGCACGGCCATCTCCACATGCCGGTGGACACCGTGGTGAGGGGCACGCGGGTGTTCTCGCCGGGCGCCGTATACATCCCCGAGGAGCGCGACGCCAGCGAGCGCACGGGCCTGAAAGGCCGTGCGTACATGCGGTTTCGGGCTGGAATGACCGATGATGAGCGCGCATCCGCCGTGGGCATCGTCGAGGTCGGGCCCGATGGCATGACGGCGTGCCGGGTGCTGCTGCGTGACGTCCGGGCCGGTGGATAG
- a CDS encoding universal stress protein produces the protein MGEWSGYSGDVSSGPFTHVVACVDESPATEAVVRLALQVRADGGRLSVVHVMGGPPFSESFLAAIGTAFGGSPLGDNSAAHREIAQGLLEVVCEGISGAEPVLLDPHDADSAPDAVVRWADANGVDAIVAASHGDPLARMAKFVGSFSGHLARHASCPVILLPPGTE, from the coding sequence ATGGGGGAGTGGTCCGGATACTCTGGCGACGTGAGCAGCGGACCGTTCACCCACGTGGTGGCATGCGTTGATGAGTCGCCCGCCACCGAGGCCGTGGTACGCCTGGCCCTGCAGGTGCGCGCAGATGGCGGCAGGCTCTCGGTGGTGCACGTGATGGGCGGCCCGCCCTTCAGCGAGTCGTTCCTCGCGGCGATCGGCACGGCCTTCGGCGGATCGCCGCTGGGCGACAACTCCGCTGCGCACCGGGAGATCGCGCAGGGACTTCTCGAGGTCGTGTGCGAGGGCATCTCGGGTGCCGAGCCCGTGCTGCTCGACCCGCACGATGCCGACTCGGCGCCCGATGCCGTGGTGCGCTGGGCCGACGCGAACGGCGTGGACGCCATCGTGGCGGCATCGCATGGCGACCCACTGGCCCGCATGGCGAAGTTCGTGGGGTCGTTCAGCGGGCACCTCGCCCGGCATGCGTCGTGCCCGGTGATCCTGCTGCCGCCGGGCACCGAGTAG
- a CDS encoding carbonic anhydrase → MSATDDLLRHSEEWAASFTQGDLGVEPTLRLAVVACMDSRLDPPALLGLRPGEAHFMRNAGGTVTDDMIRSLVISQRFLGTREIILIHHTDCGMLRFTDDELLRSLHNETGIRPTWAVETFADTEEDLRMSMRRVRTSPFIPYTDSVRGFIYDVKTGRIAEVEA, encoded by the coding sequence ATGAGCGCCACCGATGACCTGCTGCGGCACTCCGAGGAATGGGCCGCGTCGTTCACGCAGGGCGACCTGGGCGTGGAACCCACGCTCAGGCTGGCCGTGGTCGCCTGCATGGACTCCCGCCTGGACCCCCCGGCCCTGCTCGGCCTGCGCCCGGGCGAGGCGCACTTCATGCGCAACGCCGGCGGCACCGTGACCGACGACATGATCCGCTCGCTGGTCATCTCGCAGAGGTTCCTGGGCACGCGCGAGATCATCCTCATCCACCACACCGACTGCGGAATGCTGCGGTTCACCGACGACGAGCTGCTGCGCTCGCTGCACAACGAGACGGGTATCCGCCCCACCTGGGCCGTCGAGACCTTCGCCGACACCGAGGAGGACCTGCGCATGTCAATGCGCAGGGTGCGCACCAGCCCCTTCATCCCCTACACCGACAGCGTGCGGGGGTTCATCTACGACGTGAAGACCGGCAGGATCGCCGAGGTGGAGGCCTAG